In Rhineura floridana isolate rRhiFlo1 chromosome 1, rRhiFlo1.hap2, whole genome shotgun sequence, the following proteins share a genomic window:
- the CPNE3 gene encoding copine-3 isoform X2 translates to MAAQCVTKVELTISCSNLLDKDVGSKSDPLCVLLQHTSGQQWYEVDRTERIKNCLDPKFSKRFLIDYYFELIQKLKFGIFDIDNATVELSDDDFLGEFECTLGQIVSSKTLTRPLLLKNGKPAGKGKITITAEEVKDNRVVIFEVEARKLDNKDFFGKSDPYLEFHKQTSEGNWVMVHRTEVVKNNLNPVWRPFKIHLNSLCYGDMDKTIKVECYDYDSDGSHDLIGTFQTTLSKLKEASRHSPAEFECINEKKRQKKKSYKNSGVVSVKRCEVIMECTFLDYIMGGCQLNFTVGIDFTGSNGDPRSPDSLHYISPNGVNEYLTAIWSVGMVIQDYDTDKLFPAFGFGAQIPPSWQVSHEFPLNFNPSNPFCNGIQGIVDAYRACLPQVKLYGPTNFSPIINHVARFAAAATQQKTASQYFVLLIITDGVITDLDETRSAIVNAAKLPMSIIIIGVGGADFSAMEFLDSDSGALRSLSGEAAIRDIVQFVPFRQFQNAPKEALAQSVLAEVPQQVVNYFSTFKLQPPNNPAAKQGGS, encoded by the exons ATGGCAGCACAGTGTGTAACGAAGGTAGAGCTGACCATCTCCTGTAGCAACCTCCTGGATAAAGATGTTGGCTCCAAATCAGACCCTTTGTGTGTGCTGCTTCAGCACACAAGTGGACAACAGTGGTATGAG GTTGATCGCACAGAAAGGATCAAGAACTGTTTAGACCCCAAGTTTTCAAAGAGATTCCTAATTGATTACTATTTTGAGCTAATCCAGAAGCTCAAATTTGGAATTTTTGACATTGACAATGCAACCGTTGAACTGAGTGATGATGACTTCTTAGGAGAATTTGAATGCACATTGGGGCAG ATTGTTTCTAGCAAGACACTCACCAGGCCGCTACTGTTGAAAAATGGCAAACCTGCTGGGAAAGGAAAAATTACG ATTACAGCTGAAGAAGTAAAGGATAATCGAGTAGTCATATTTGAAGTTGAAGCAAGGAAACTGGACAACAAG GATTTCTTTGGAAAATCTGATCCTTATTTGGAGTTCCACAAGCAGACCTCTGAAGGAAACTGGGTGATGGTGCACAGAACAGAA gttgtTAAAAATAACTTGAATCCTGTTTGGAGGCCATTTAAAATTCATCTGAACTCTTTGTGTTATGGTGATATGGATAAAACAATCAAG GTTGAGTGTTATGACTATGACAGTGATGGGTCGCATGATCTCATAGGGACCTTTCAGACCACACTATCAAAACTGAAGGAAGCATCACGACATTCACCA GCTGAATTCGAATGCATCAATGAGAAGAagaggcaaaaaaagaaaagctacAAGAATTCAGGCGTTGTGAGCGTTAAACGCTGTGAG GTTATCATGGAATGTACTTTCCTGGACTACATCATGGGAGGGTGCCAGCTGAATTTCACT GTTGGCATTGACTTTACTGGCTCCAATGGAGATCCTCGCTCTCCAGACTCCCTACATTATATCAGCCCTAATGGAGTGAATGAATACCTGACTGCCATTTGGTCTGTTGGGATGGTCATTCAGGACTATGACAC AGATAAGCTGTTCCCAGCTTTTGGATTTGGTGCTCAGATTCCTCCTTCATGGCAG GTATCACATGAATTTCCATTAAACTTTAACCCATCAAACCCATTTTGCAATG GAATCCAAGGTATAGTGGATGCATACCGGGCCTGCCTACCTCAAGTAAAATTGTATGGGCCCACCAACTTTTCTCCGATAATAAATCATGTGGCTAGATTTGCTGCAGCAGCCACACAGCAAAAAACAGCTTCA CAATATTTTGTGCTCCTGATCATCACTGATGGCGTGATAACAGACCTTGATGAGACCAGATCTGCCATTGTTAATGCAGCCAAGCTTCCCATGTCTATTATCATCATTGGTGTTGGAGGAGCTGATTTCAGTGCTATGGAGTTCCTTGACAGTGACAGTGGAGCTCTAAGGTCTCTTTCAGGAGAGGCTGCTATTAGAGACATTGTCCAATTTGTGCCATTTAGACAATTCCAGAAT GCTCCCAAAGAAGCTCTTGCTCAGAGTGTCCTGGCAGAAGTGCCTCAGCAAGTGGTGAACTACTTCAGCACATTCAAGCTCCAGCCTCCAAACAACCCTGCAGCAAAGCAAGGTGGCAGCTGA
- the CPNE3 gene encoding copine-3 isoform X1: MRQMAAQCVTKVELTISCSNLLDKDVGSKSDPLCVLLQHTSGQQWYEVDRTERIKNCLDPKFSKRFLIDYYFELIQKLKFGIFDIDNATVELSDDDFLGEFECTLGQIVSSKTLTRPLLLKNGKPAGKGKITITAEEVKDNRVVIFEVEARKLDNKDFFGKSDPYLEFHKQTSEGNWVMVHRTEVVKNNLNPVWRPFKIHLNSLCYGDMDKTIKVECYDYDSDGSHDLIGTFQTTLSKLKEASRHSPAEFECINEKKRQKKKSYKNSGVVSVKRCEVIMECTFLDYIMGGCQLNFTVGIDFTGSNGDPRSPDSLHYISPNGVNEYLTAIWSVGMVIQDYDTDKLFPAFGFGAQIPPSWQVSHEFPLNFNPSNPFCNGIQGIVDAYRACLPQVKLYGPTNFSPIINHVARFAAAATQQKTASQYFVLLIITDGVITDLDETRSAIVNAAKLPMSIIIIGVGGADFSAMEFLDSDSGALRSLSGEAAIRDIVQFVPFRQFQNAPKEALAQSVLAEVPQQVVNYFSTFKLQPPNNPAAKQGGS; the protein is encoded by the exons A TGAGGCAGATGGCAGCACAGTGTGTAACGAAGGTAGAGCTGACCATCTCCTGTAGCAACCTCCTGGATAAAGATGTTGGCTCCAAATCAGACCCTTTGTGTGTGCTGCTTCAGCACACAAGTGGACAACAGTGGTATGAG GTTGATCGCACAGAAAGGATCAAGAACTGTTTAGACCCCAAGTTTTCAAAGAGATTCCTAATTGATTACTATTTTGAGCTAATCCAGAAGCTCAAATTTGGAATTTTTGACATTGACAATGCAACCGTTGAACTGAGTGATGATGACTTCTTAGGAGAATTTGAATGCACATTGGGGCAG ATTGTTTCTAGCAAGACACTCACCAGGCCGCTACTGTTGAAAAATGGCAAACCTGCTGGGAAAGGAAAAATTACG ATTACAGCTGAAGAAGTAAAGGATAATCGAGTAGTCATATTTGAAGTTGAAGCAAGGAAACTGGACAACAAG GATTTCTTTGGAAAATCTGATCCTTATTTGGAGTTCCACAAGCAGACCTCTGAAGGAAACTGGGTGATGGTGCACAGAACAGAA gttgtTAAAAATAACTTGAATCCTGTTTGGAGGCCATTTAAAATTCATCTGAACTCTTTGTGTTATGGTGATATGGATAAAACAATCAAG GTTGAGTGTTATGACTATGACAGTGATGGGTCGCATGATCTCATAGGGACCTTTCAGACCACACTATCAAAACTGAAGGAAGCATCACGACATTCACCA GCTGAATTCGAATGCATCAATGAGAAGAagaggcaaaaaaagaaaagctacAAGAATTCAGGCGTTGTGAGCGTTAAACGCTGTGAG GTTATCATGGAATGTACTTTCCTGGACTACATCATGGGAGGGTGCCAGCTGAATTTCACT GTTGGCATTGACTTTACTGGCTCCAATGGAGATCCTCGCTCTCCAGACTCCCTACATTATATCAGCCCTAATGGAGTGAATGAATACCTGACTGCCATTTGGTCTGTTGGGATGGTCATTCAGGACTATGACAC AGATAAGCTGTTCCCAGCTTTTGGATTTGGTGCTCAGATTCCTCCTTCATGGCAG GTATCACATGAATTTCCATTAAACTTTAACCCATCAAACCCATTTTGCAATG GAATCCAAGGTATAGTGGATGCATACCGGGCCTGCCTACCTCAAGTAAAATTGTATGGGCCCACCAACTTTTCTCCGATAATAAATCATGTGGCTAGATTTGCTGCAGCAGCCACACAGCAAAAAACAGCTTCA CAATATTTTGTGCTCCTGATCATCACTGATGGCGTGATAACAGACCTTGATGAGACCAGATCTGCCATTGTTAATGCAGCCAAGCTTCCCATGTCTATTATCATCATTGGTGTTGGAGGAGCTGATTTCAGTGCTATGGAGTTCCTTGACAGTGACAGTGGAGCTCTAAGGTCTCTTTCAGGAGAGGCTGCTATTAGAGACATTGTCCAATTTGTGCCATTTAGACAATTCCAGAAT GCTCCCAAAGAAGCTCTTGCTCAGAGTGTCCTGGCAGAAGTGCCTCAGCAAGTGGTGAACTACTTCAGCACATTCAAGCTCCAGCCTCCAAACAACCCTGCAGCAAAGCAAGGTGGCAGCTGA
- the CPNE3 gene encoding copine-3 isoform X3, which translates to MRQMAAQCVTKVELTISCSNLLDKDVGSKSDPLCVLLQHTSGQQWYEVDRTERIKNCLDPKFSKRFLIDYYFELIQKLKFGIFDIDNATVELSDDDFLGEFECTLGQIVSSKTLTRPLLLKNGKPAGKGKITITAEEVKDNRVVIFEVEARKLDNKDFFGKSDPYLEFHKQTSEGNWVMVHRTEVVKNNLNPVWRPFKIHLNSLCYGDMDKTIKVECYDYDSDGSHDLIGTFQTTLSKLKEASRHSPAEFECINEKKRQKKKSYKNSGVVSVKRCEVIMECTFLDYIMGGCQLNFTVGIDFTGSNGDPRSPDSLHYISPNGVNEYLTAIWSVGMVIQDYDTDKLFPAFGFGAQIPPSWQVSHEFPLNFNPSNPFCNGIQGIVDAYRACLPQVKLYGPTNFSPIINHVARFAAAATQQKTASAPKEALAQSVLAEVPQQVVNYFSTFKLQPPNNPAAKQGGS; encoded by the exons A TGAGGCAGATGGCAGCACAGTGTGTAACGAAGGTAGAGCTGACCATCTCCTGTAGCAACCTCCTGGATAAAGATGTTGGCTCCAAATCAGACCCTTTGTGTGTGCTGCTTCAGCACACAAGTGGACAACAGTGGTATGAG GTTGATCGCACAGAAAGGATCAAGAACTGTTTAGACCCCAAGTTTTCAAAGAGATTCCTAATTGATTACTATTTTGAGCTAATCCAGAAGCTCAAATTTGGAATTTTTGACATTGACAATGCAACCGTTGAACTGAGTGATGATGACTTCTTAGGAGAATTTGAATGCACATTGGGGCAG ATTGTTTCTAGCAAGACACTCACCAGGCCGCTACTGTTGAAAAATGGCAAACCTGCTGGGAAAGGAAAAATTACG ATTACAGCTGAAGAAGTAAAGGATAATCGAGTAGTCATATTTGAAGTTGAAGCAAGGAAACTGGACAACAAG GATTTCTTTGGAAAATCTGATCCTTATTTGGAGTTCCACAAGCAGACCTCTGAAGGAAACTGGGTGATGGTGCACAGAACAGAA gttgtTAAAAATAACTTGAATCCTGTTTGGAGGCCATTTAAAATTCATCTGAACTCTTTGTGTTATGGTGATATGGATAAAACAATCAAG GTTGAGTGTTATGACTATGACAGTGATGGGTCGCATGATCTCATAGGGACCTTTCAGACCACACTATCAAAACTGAAGGAAGCATCACGACATTCACCA GCTGAATTCGAATGCATCAATGAGAAGAagaggcaaaaaaagaaaagctacAAGAATTCAGGCGTTGTGAGCGTTAAACGCTGTGAG GTTATCATGGAATGTACTTTCCTGGACTACATCATGGGAGGGTGCCAGCTGAATTTCACT GTTGGCATTGACTTTACTGGCTCCAATGGAGATCCTCGCTCTCCAGACTCCCTACATTATATCAGCCCTAATGGAGTGAATGAATACCTGACTGCCATTTGGTCTGTTGGGATGGTCATTCAGGACTATGACAC AGATAAGCTGTTCCCAGCTTTTGGATTTGGTGCTCAGATTCCTCCTTCATGGCAG GTATCACATGAATTTCCATTAAACTTTAACCCATCAAACCCATTTTGCAATG GAATCCAAGGTATAGTGGATGCATACCGGGCCTGCCTACCTCAAGTAAAATTGTATGGGCCCACCAACTTTTCTCCGATAATAAATCATGTGGCTAGATTTGCTGCAGCAGCCACACAGCAAAAAACAGCTTCA GCTCCCAAAGAAGCTCTTGCTCAGAGTGTCCTGGCAGAAGTGCCTCAGCAAGTGGTGAACTACTTCAGCACATTCAAGCTCCAGCCTCCAAACAACCCTGCAGCAAAGCAAGGTGGCAGCTGA